A genome region from Urocitellus parryii isolate mUroPar1 chromosome X, mUroPar1.hap1, whole genome shotgun sequence includes the following:
- the Ct83 gene encoding kita-kyushu lung cancer antigen 1, which produces MRSHTIPVHKARWNCVSQSHQRNTGETSSNSTSLALVRTSPSWSPRSNTDSLSVNNLSRDILNNFPHSITIQKRILVNLRIVEYKLAELEHFLIIKGITGALLKQESTEKVTRCNDSGRNH; this is translated from the exons ATGAGGTCTCACACCATTCCAGTACATAAAGCTCGATGGAATTGCGTATCCCAGTCGCACCAG AGAAACACTGGTGAAACATCATCAAATTCGACTTCTCTTGCACTAGTAAGAACTTCTCCTTCTTGGTCACCTAGGAGCAATACTGATAGTCTTTCAGTCAACAACCTCTCTCGGGATATCTTAAATAATTTCCCACACTCAATAACAATACAGAAACGAATATTGGTAAACCTCAGGATCGTGGAATACAAGCTGGCTGAATTGGAACATTTCCTAATTATCAAGGGCATAACTGGTGCATTACTTAAGCAGGAATCCACTGAAAAGGTTACAAGATGTAATGACAGTGGAAGGAATCATTAA